One Planctomycetota bacterium genomic region harbors:
- the dnaJ gene encoding molecular chaperone DnaJ codes for MPAQRDYYEILGVERTASSEDIKRSYRRCAMKYHPDRNPGDAEAEAKFKECAEAFEVLGDAERRQRYDRFGHEGLRGQGMHDFHGMNANDIMSMFEEAFAGFDLGSIFGGGRGRSARGYDLETSIDIELHEVLEGTTRQVQFTRQDLCGTCTGSGAKPGTTPATCSTCGGQGKVAMRQGFFQMVRPCPDCGGAGSIVKDKCLDCHGSGRKPLARTLDVKIPAGIHDGQIIRVGGEGEPGSPGAPRGDLHVVVRVQQHKLFERHNDDLVLRMPVSFTQAALGAKVDVPTLDGQTLLTLKAGTQHGQTYTLSGEGLPNLRSPRRGDMIVQILVEIPRKLSEKQAALLREFAETENKQVMPQSTGFLDKIKSYLSGDG; via the coding sequence ATGCCCGCCCAGCGCGACTATTACGAAATCCTCGGCGTGGAGCGCACCGCCAGCTCCGAGGACATCAAGCGCTCCTACCGCCGCTGCGCCATGAAGTATCACCCGGACCGCAACCCGGGCGATGCGGAGGCCGAGGCGAAGTTCAAGGAATGCGCCGAGGCGTTTGAAGTGCTCGGCGATGCGGAGCGGCGGCAGCGCTACGACCGTTTCGGGCACGAAGGCCTGCGCGGCCAGGGCATGCATGATTTCCATGGCATGAACGCCAACGACATCATGTCGATGTTCGAGGAGGCCTTCGCCGGTTTCGATCTGGGCAGCATCTTCGGCGGCGGACGCGGACGTTCGGCGCGCGGGTACGATCTTGAAACCTCGATCGACATCGAACTGCACGAAGTGCTCGAAGGCACGACGCGACAGGTCCAATTCACGAGACAGGATTTGTGCGGCACATGCACCGGCTCCGGCGCCAAGCCCGGCACCACGCCCGCCACCTGCTCCACCTGCGGCGGACAGGGCAAGGTCGCCATGCGGCAGGGATTCTTTCAGATGGTGCGCCCCTGCCCCGACTGCGGCGGCGCGGGGAGCATCGTTAAGGACAAGTGCCTCGACTGTCACGGGTCCGGCCGAAAGCCGCTGGCGCGGACGCTCGATGTGAAAATCCCCGCGGGCATTCACGATGGGCAGATCATCCGTGTCGGCGGCGAAGGCGAACCCGGTTCGCCCGGAGCGCCACGCGGCGACCTGCATGTCGTCGTCCGCGTGCAGCAGCACAAGCTTTTTGAGAGGCACAACGACGACCTCGTCCTGCGCATGCCGGTCAGCTTCACACAGGCGGCGCTGGGCGCGAAGGTCGATGTGCCGACGCTCGATGGCCAGACGCTCTTGACGCTCAAGGCGGGCACGCAGCATGGGCAGACGTACACGCTTTCGGGCGAAGGTCTGCCGAATCTGCGCAGCCCGCGGCGCGGCGACATGATCGTGCAGATTCTCGTGGAGATTCCCCGCAAACTCAGCGAGAAGCAGGCCGCCCTGCTGCGCGAGTTCGCCGAAACGGAAAACAAGCAGGTCATGCCGCAGAGCACGGGTTTTCTGGATAAGATCAAAAGTTACCTCAGTGGTGATGGATAA
- the groL gene encoding chaperonin GroEL, whose translation MSKILAFDAEARAALLAGVQKLASAVKSTLGPRGRNAVLDKGWGSPNVTKDGVTVAEEIELRDKNENMGVKLVKEAASKTSDKAGDGTTTSTVLAEALFKEGLRMITAGADANALVRGMRKAVGTAVDNIQKLAKPIDATAKTDIANVATISANNDAAIGKIMADAFMKVGKDGVITVEEGKGLETYVDVVEGMQFDRGFLSPNFITNQDEMKVELEKCFVLVHEEKLDNVQKLIPLLEKIQKAGKPLLIIAENVEGEALSALVINKLRGVLQVCAVKAPGYGDRRKAMLEDIAILTGGTAIMKDLGIDLDKVELAHLGLAKKVEIDGDNTTIVEGAGDTKAIKGRIEQIRNEISSTTSEYDREKLQERLAKLAGGVAQVYVGAASEAEMKEKKARIEDALHATRAAVAEGIVPGGGVSFVRSIEHVEKLAKSLNGDEKLGADLVARALAVPTQTIADNAGVKGTVVVAKVREGKGSFGYDALKLEYGDLLDKGIITPAKVDRVALENATSVATLLLTADCIITEAPHDEEEGGGDHHDHGMGGMGGMGGMGGMGGMPGMM comes from the coding sequence ATGTCCAAGATTCTCGCCTTTGACGCTGAGGCACGGGCCGCTTTGTTGGCCGGCGTTCAAAAGCTCGCCAGTGCGGTCAAGAGCACGCTGGGCCCCCGCGGGCGCAATGCGGTGCTCGATAAGGGTTGGGGCTCTCCCAACGTGACCAAGGACGGCGTGACCGTCGCTGAGGAAATCGAACTCCGCGACAAGAACGAAAACATGGGCGTCAAACTCGTCAAGGAAGCGGCGAGCAAGACCTCCGACAAGGCCGGCGACGGCACGACAACCAGCACCGTGCTGGCCGAGGCGCTGTTCAAGGAAGGCCTGCGGATGATCACGGCCGGGGCCGACGCCAACGCGCTCGTCCGCGGGATGCGCAAGGCCGTCGGCACGGCGGTCGACAATATCCAGAAACTCGCCAAGCCGATCGACGCTACGGCCAAGACCGACATCGCCAACGTCGCCACCATCTCGGCGAACAATGATGCGGCGATCGGGAAGATCATGGCCGATGCGTTCATGAAGGTCGGCAAGGACGGCGTCATCACGGTCGAGGAAGGCAAGGGACTCGAAACCTACGTCGATGTCGTCGAAGGCATGCAGTTCGACCGCGGATTCCTCTCGCCGAATTTCATCACGAATCAGGACGAGATGAAGGTCGAACTCGAAAAGTGCTTCGTGCTCGTGCATGAAGAGAAGCTCGACAACGTGCAGAAGCTCATTCCGCTGCTCGAGAAGATTCAGAAGGCGGGCAAGCCGCTGCTGATCATCGCGGAGAATGTCGAAGGCGAAGCGCTGTCGGCGCTCGTGATCAACAAACTGCGCGGCGTGCTGCAGGTCTGTGCCGTCAAGGCCCCGGGCTACGGCGACCGCCGCAAGGCCATGCTCGAAGACATCGCCATCCTCACCGGCGGCACGGCGATCATGAAGGACCTGGGCATTGATCTCGACAAGGTTGAACTCGCCCATCTGGGTCTGGCCAAGAAGGTCGAAATCGACGGCGACAACACGACGATCGTCGAAGGCGCCGGCGACACCAAGGCCATCAAAGGCCGCATCGAACAGATCCGCAACGAAATCAGCAGCACCACCAGCGAATACGATCGCGAGAAGCTCCAGGAGCGGCTCGCCAAGCTCGCCGGCGGCGTGGCGCAGGTCTACGTCGGTGCGGCGTCGGAAGCGGAAATGAAAGAGAAGAAGGCACGCATCGAAGACGCGCTGCATGCGACCCGCGCGGCCGTGGCCGAGGGCATCGTGCCCGGCGGCGGCGTGAGCTTCGTGCGCTCCATCGAACATGTCGAGAAGCTCGCCAAGTCGCTCAATGGTGACGAAAAGCTCGGCGCCGATCTGGTCGCCCGGGCGCTGGCGGTGCCCACGCAGACGATCGCTGACAACGCGGGCGTCAAAGGAACCGTCGTCGTCGCCAAGGTGCGCGAGGGCAAGGGCAGCTTCGGCTACGACGCCCTGAAGCTCGAGTACGGCGACCTGCTCGACAAGGGCATCATCACGCCGGCGAAGGTCGACCGCGTCGCGCTTGAGAATGCGACGTCCGTCGCGACCCTGCTGCTGACCGCTGACTGCATCATCACCGAAGCCCCCCACGACGAGGAAGAAGGCGGCGGCGATCACCATGACCACGGCATGGGTGGCATGGGCGGAATGGGTGGGATGGGCGGCATGGGTGGCATGCCGGGCATGATGTAA
- a CDS encoding co-chaperone GroES: MATKTAPRTTLKPIGDRVIVQPEAAEERTAAGLYLPETAKEKPMVGIIIAAGPGAMNEDGERTPLTVKKGDKVVYGKYSGNEVEIDGEKVVILRESELLARVD; encoded by the coding sequence ATGGCAACCAAGACCGCACCCCGCACGACGCTCAAGCCGATCGGCGACCGCGTGATCGTTCAACCCGAAGCCGCCGAAGAGCGCACCGCCGCCGGGCTTTACCTGCCCGAGACCGCCAAGGAAAAGCCGATGGTCGGCATCATCATCGCCGCCGGCCCGGGCGCGATGAACGAAGACGGCGAGCGCACGCCCCTGACCGTCAAGAAAGGCGACAAGGTCGTCTACGGCAAGTACTCCGGCAACGAAGTCGAAATCGACGGCGAAAAAGTCGTCATCCTCCGCGAGTCCGAACTCCTCGCCCGCGTCGACTAA
- a CDS encoding DUF1553 domain-containing protein, which translates to MRPGMLVRKIGPPPTDRTKTLSRGLLMYLNRCTWITALVVYGCLVGGSIARAADPGDRITFNQDIRPILSENCFQCHGPDSHQRKKDLRFDVRDVAIGEREGGPAIVPGHPEKSQMIRKISATDPKDHMPPASTHKQLTPKQIETLTQWIADGAEYEKHWAFIAPVEPAMPKISDPAWVRNPIDTFVLARLDKNGLKHSPEADKLTLIRRVTFDLTGLPPTLAEIDAFMADESPEAYEKLVDRLLASPHYGQHMARYWLDAARYGDTHGLHLDNYREDYPYRDYVVRSFNANKHFDRFILEQIAGDLLENPTTDDLIGSGFNRLHVTTNEGGAIKEEFYVRNVLDRVSTTGTVFLGLTVGCAECHDHKFDPITQKDFYSMFAFFNNLDADPMDGNRKDHAPVIRVASEQQQRDMDALNKQAADLDAKIDAEVAKIDYTDPFEKSLPADLKYNHIVWVDDELPRNANVQGDGLVWVEGPDHPVHSGKRSMQRTSQGNQQHFFDNCDEKIHVGPGDKLFAWVYLDPKNPPKEIMLQYHTGEWLHRAYWGENLIPYGKDNSTERAHMGKLPPTGQWVKLEVPAGKMGLKRGDVIQGMAFTQYDGTAYWDEAGIDTTASQEPTDFAWIDDDAPSGAKLAGIGASWQWGGAKDQPVFSGLRSLHRAMGDSVNQDYFTGASPLVLSDGDKLFAYVYLDPKDPPKGVQLQFNNGNWEHRVRWGEGVYAPGRNGAADFVAGPLPQTGKWVRLQVDLDKVGLKPGDKLNGWAFSQNGGSVYWDKAGINTFFAPDDRFRTSQLVWEGQLGDDANVPEDIRKIIKMPRDKRSADQASDVKAYYLRFVYSGSQQIVDPLNDQIAELNKQVKAIEAATPTMPVMKERATPREAWVLKRGQYDQHGDKVERVTPAALPPMASDLPRNRLGFAKWLIDPAQPLTARVTVNRFWQQCFGVGLVKTSEDFGSQGEPPSHPLLLDYLAVHFEQSGWDVKALMKMIVMSSTYRQASNTRPELLERDPENRLLAHGPRFRLDAEEIRDQALMVSGLLVDDFEGPSVKVPQPAGLWEAVGYTSSNTARFKADTGEKIYRRSLYTFWKRTSPPPQMVTFDAPSRESCITRRERTNTPLQALIMMNEEQMVESARGLAQRAMTEGGASDDQRATYIVRMLTGRPPAEADMKIVLDAHKDFLAEFKRDTSAARSLIEYGQTKPNAQLDPSELAAWTMVANTVFSFDASMNKN; encoded by the coding sequence ATGCGCCCGGGCATGCTGGTGCGAAAAATCGGTCCCCCGCCAACCGACCGAACGAAAACCCTCAGTCGAGGTCTGCTCATGTATTTGAATCGATGCACATGGATCACGGCGCTTGTGGTGTATGGCTGTCTCGTCGGCGGCTCGATCGCCCGCGCCGCCGACCCCGGTGATCGCATCACCTTCAATCAGGACATCCGTCCGATCCTCTCCGAAAACTGCTTCCAGTGTCACGGTCCCGATTCGCATCAGCGCAAAAAAGACCTGCGCTTCGACGTGCGCGACGTGGCGATCGGCGAGCGCGAAGGCGGACCCGCCATCGTGCCGGGGCATCCCGAAAAAAGTCAGATGATCCGCAAGATCAGCGCGACTGATCCGAAGGATCACATGCCCCCGGCCTCGACGCACAAGCAGCTCACGCCCAAACAGATCGAAACGCTCACGCAGTGGATCGCCGACGGGGCGGAGTATGAAAAGCATTGGGCTTTCATCGCGCCGGTCGAGCCGGCAATGCCGAAGATCAGCGACCCGGCTTGGGTGCGCAATCCGATCGACACGTTCGTCCTCGCCCGGCTCGACAAGAACGGGCTCAAGCATTCGCCCGAAGCGGACAAGCTGACGCTCATTCGACGCGTGACGTTCGATCTGACCGGCCTGCCGCCGACGCTGGCGGAGATCGACGCGTTCATGGCGGACGAATCGCCCGAGGCGTATGAGAAGCTCGTCGATCGCCTGCTCGCTTCGCCGCATTACGGGCAGCACATGGCGCGCTACTGGCTCGACGCGGCGCGCTATGGCGACACGCACGGCTTGCACCTGGACAACTATCGCGAAGACTATCCGTATCGCGATTACGTCGTCCGTTCGTTCAACGCCAACAAACATTTCGACCGTTTCATCCTCGAACAGATCGCCGGCGACCTGCTGGAGAATCCGACGACCGACGACCTGATCGGCTCCGGATTCAACCGCCTGCATGTGACGACCAACGAAGGCGGCGCGATCAAGGAGGAGTTCTATGTGCGCAACGTGCTCGATCGCGTGAGCACGACGGGGACGGTCTTTCTGGGTCTGACCGTCGGTTGCGCCGAGTGTCACGATCATAAGTTCGACCCCATCACGCAAAAAGACTTCTACTCGATGTTCGCGTTCTTCAACAACCTCGACGCCGACCCGATGGACGGCAACAGGAAGGACCACGCTCCTGTGATCCGCGTCGCCAGCGAGCAGCAGCAGCGTGACATGGATGCCCTCAACAAGCAGGCCGCGGATCTGGATGCGAAGATCGATGCGGAAGTGGCGAAGATCGACTACACCGATCCCTTCGAGAAGTCGCTTCCGGCCGACCTCAAGTACAACCACATCGTCTGGGTCGATGACGAATTGCCCAGGAACGCCAACGTGCAGGGCGACGGGCTGGTCTGGGTCGAAGGCCCCGATCATCCGGTGCACTCGGGTAAGCGATCGATGCAGCGGACGAGCCAGGGCAACCAGCAGCACTTTTTCGACAACTGCGATGAGAAGATTCACGTGGGCCCCGGCGATAAGCTCTTCGCATGGGTGTACCTCGATCCGAAGAACCCGCCCAAGGAGATCATGCTTCAGTACCACACCGGCGAGTGGCTGCACCGGGCGTACTGGGGCGAGAATCTGATTCCCTACGGCAAGGACAATTCGACCGAGCGCGCCCACATGGGCAAACTGCCGCCGACCGGTCAGTGGGTCAAGCTCGAAGTCCCCGCCGGGAAGATGGGCCTGAAGCGCGGCGACGTGATTCAGGGCATGGCGTTCACACAGTACGACGGCACGGCTTACTGGGATGAAGCGGGCATCGACACGACCGCTTCGCAGGAGCCGACCGATTTTGCATGGATCGACGACGACGCGCCCAGCGGCGCAAAGCTCGCGGGCATTGGCGCGTCATGGCAATGGGGCGGGGCGAAGGATCAGCCCGTTTTCAGCGGCCTGCGGTCGCTTCATCGCGCCATGGGCGATTCGGTGAACCAGGACTATTTCACCGGTGCGTCGCCGCTTGTGCTCAGCGATGGCGACAAGCTTTTCGCCTACGTATATCTCGATCCGAAGGATCCGCCCAAGGGCGTTCAGCTTCAGTTCAATAACGGCAATTGGGAGCACCGCGTGCGATGGGGCGAGGGCGTGTATGCGCCCGGTCGCAACGGCGCGGCGGATTTTGTGGCGGGCCCGCTGCCGCAGACGGGCAAATGGGTACGCCTGCAAGTCGATCTGGACAAGGTTGGTCTCAAGCCCGGCGACAAACTCAATGGCTGGGCGTTCTCACAGAACGGCGGGTCGGTGTATTGGGACAAGGCGGGGATCAACACGTTCTTCGCCCCCGATGATCGCTTCCGCACGTCGCAGCTCGTCTGGGAAGGTCAGTTGGGCGACGATGCGAACGTGCCCGAGGACATCCGCAAGATTATCAAGATGCCGCGCGACAAGCGGTCGGCGGATCAGGCGTCGGACGTCAAGGCGTACTACCTGCGGTTCGTGTACAGCGGATCGCAACAGATTGTCGATCCGCTCAACGATCAGATCGCCGAGCTTAACAAGCAGGTCAAGGCGATCGAAGCCGCCACGCCGACGATGCCGGTGATGAAGGAGCGTGCGACGCCCCGCGAGGCGTGGGTGCTTAAGCGCGGGCAGTACGATCAGCACGGCGACAAGGTCGAGCGGGTCACGCCCGCGGCGCTGCCGCCGATGGCGTCGGACCTGCCGCGCAATCGGCTGGGTTTCGCCAAGTGGCTCATCGACCCGGCGCAGCCGCTGACGGCTCGCGTGACGGTCAACCGATTCTGGCAGCAGTGCTTTGGCGTCGGACTCGTCAAGACCAGCGAGGACTTCGGTTCGCAGGGCGAGCCGCCGAGCCATCCGCTGTTGCTCGACTATCTGGCGGTGCATTTTGAGCAGAGCGGATGGGACGTGAAGGCGCTGATGAAGATGATCGTCATGTCATCGACGTATCGGCAGGCGTCGAACACCCGACCCGAACTGCTCGAACGCGACCCGGAGAATCGGCTCTTGGCGCACGGGCCGCGCTTCCGCCTCGATGCGGAGGAAATCCGCGATCAGGCGCTGATGGTCAGCGGGCTGCTGGTGGATGATTTTGAAGGGCCTTCGGTGAAAGTGCCCCAGCCGGCGGGGCTTTGGGAAGCGGTCGGCTACACGTCGTCGAACACCGCGCGGTTCAAGGCGGATACCGGCGAGAAGATTTACCGCCGCAGTCTGTACACGTTCTGGAAACGCACGTCGCCCCCGCCGCAGATGGTGACGTTTGATGCGCCGTCGCGTGAGTCGTGCATCACGCGCCGGGAGCGGACGAACACGCCGCTGCAGGCGCTGATCATGATGAACGAGGAGCAGATGGTCGAATCGGCGCGCGGGCTGGCCCAGCGGGCGATGACCGAAGGCGGGGCGTCGGACGACCAGCGGGCGACGTACATCGTCCGCATGCTCACCGGTCGTCCGCCGGCGGAGGCGGACATGAAGATCGTGCTCGACGCTCACAAGGATTTCCTCGCCGAGTTCAAGCGCGACACCAGCGCCGCACGCAGTCTGATCGAGTACGGCCAGACCAAGCCCAATGCGCAGCTCGACCCGTCCGAGCTGGCGGCATGGACCATGGTCGCCAACACGGTGTTCAGCTTCGACGCCTCGATGAACAAGAACTAA
- the groL gene encoding chaperonin GroEL: protein MSSKQLLFDANAAVEMKKGLNQLARAVAVTMGPTGRQVVINKSYGGPAVTKDGVSVSKEVELPNKFQNMGAKMVNEVARKTADKAGDGTTTATVLAQAIFTSGLRHVTAGANPTVLQRGILAAADVAGEAIRDASIKVKNRDDLKKVATISANNDPDIGDLIATAIDKVGAEGVVEIEEGKASVTTLDYVEGMQFDKGYLSPYFMTDTKTQECVLEDAYVLIHEKKLSSLPEMLPLLNKIATSGRPLLIIAEDVENEALAALVVNRLRGALNVCAVKAPGFGDRRRALLGDIATLLGGQFISEDMGIKLDKVELSDLGQAKKIIVDKDNTTIVEGLGKKKDLQTRCDQIRMQLEKSTSDYDKEKLTERLAKLTSGVAVINVGAATEVEMKARKDLVEDALHAARAAAKEGYVAGGGVALLRAITAVNDARGKAKGDERLGFDIIAAALESPARQIAENGGVDGDVVVETVKDGKGHFGYNAATGQYEDLVKAGIIDPALVARTALQNAASVAALMLTTNVMITELKDDEKVNEGAIA, encoded by the coding sequence ATGTCCAGCAAGCAACTGCTCTTCGACGCCAACGCCGCCGTCGAAATGAAAAAGGGTCTCAATCAGCTCGCCCGCGCCGTCGCCGTGACGATGGGCCCGACCGGGCGGCAGGTCGTCATCAATAAGTCCTACGGCGGCCCCGCCGTCACCAAGGACGGCGTCTCCGTCTCCAAGGAAGTCGAGCTGCCCAACAAGTTTCAGAACATGGGCGCCAAGATGGTCAACGAAGTCGCCCGCAAGACCGCAGACAAGGCCGGCGACGGCACGACCACCGCGACCGTCCTCGCGCAGGCGATCTTCACCAGCGGACTGCGTCATGTGACAGCCGGCGCGAATCCGACCGTCCTGCAGCGCGGCATCCTCGCCGCCGCCGACGTCGCCGGCGAAGCGATTCGCGACGCCTCCATCAAGGTCAAGAACCGCGATGACCTCAAGAAAGTCGCGACCATTTCCGCCAACAACGATCCCGACATCGGCGACCTGATCGCCACCGCGATCGACAAGGTCGGCGCCGAGGGCGTCGTCGAGATCGAAGAGGGCAAGGCCTCCGTCACGACCCTCGACTACGTCGAAGGCATGCAGTTCGACAAGGGCTACCTCTCGCCTTACTTCATGACCGACACCAAGACGCAGGAGTGCGTGCTTGAAGACGCATACGTCCTGATCCACGAGAAGAAGCTTTCGAGTCTGCCGGAGATGCTCCCGCTCCTCAACAAGATCGCCACCAGCGGGCGTCCCCTGCTGATCATCGCCGAGGACGTTGAGAACGAGGCGCTCGCCGCACTCGTGGTCAATCGTCTCCGCGGCGCGCTCAATGTCTGCGCCGTCAAGGCCCCTGGCTTCGGCGACCGCCGTCGCGCCCTGCTGGGCGACATCGCCACGCTGCTGGGCGGGCAGTTCATCAGTGAAGACATGGGCATCAAGCTCGACAAGGTCGAACTCAGCGACCTCGGCCAGGCCAAGAAGATCATCGTCGACAAGGACAACACGACGATCGTCGAAGGCCTCGGCAAGAAGAAGGATCTTCAGACCCGTTGCGATCAGATTCGCATGCAGCTTGAAAAGTCCACCAGCGACTACGACAAGGAAAAGCTCACCGAACGTCTGGCGAAGCTGACGAGCGGCGTGGCGGTCATCAATGTCGGCGCCGCGACCGAAGTCGAGATGAAGGCCCGCAAGGACCTGGTCGAAGACGCCCTGCATGCCGCCCGCGCGGCGGCGAAGGAGGGCTATGTCGCCGGCGGCGGCGTCGCCCTGCTGCGTGCGATCACGGCCGTCAACGACGCCCGCGGCAAGGCCAAGGGCGATGAACGCCTCGGCTTTGACATCATCGCCGCGGCGCTCGAATCCCCGGCGCGGCAGATTGCCGAAAACGGCGGGGTCGACGGCGATGTCGTCGTCGAGACCGTCAAGGACGGCAAGGGCCACTTCGGCTACAACGCCGCGACCGGCCAGTACGAAGACCTCGTCAAGGCGGGGATCATCGACCCGGCGCTCGTGGCGCGGACCGCGCTCCAGAACGCCGCCTCCGTCGCCGCGCTGATGCTCACGACGAACGTCATGATCACCGAGCTCAAGGACGATGAAAAGGTCAATGAAGGCGCCATCGCCTGA
- a CDS encoding DUF1501 domain-containing protein encodes MDLFDLTRQYMSRRHFFTRSAVTLGVPALATLMGDSIAKASVAGSPTVSAAGGLPGLPHFAPKAKRAIYLFMAGAPCQMDLLDYKPKMDEWYNKDLPESVRKGQRLTTMTSGQSRFPIAPSKFKFEQCGKSGAWVSELLPYHKKMVDDIAIIKTVHTEAINHDPAITFICTGNQLPGKASLGAWLSYGLGSENHNLPSFVVLTSSWTGRKDAQALYNRLWGSGFLPSKYQGVALRSAGDPVLFLTNPPGVSAAMRRRMLDAADQVNANLHAQVGDPETLARIAQYEMAFRMQSSVPELTDVSGESPATLEMYGPEVTQPGTFASHCLLARRLAERGVRFTQIFHRGWDQHGNVGGDLPKQCHDVDQPAWALIQDLKQRGLLDETLVIWGGEFGRTVYSQGALSHENYGRDHHPKNFCVWMAGGGIQGGLVHGETDDFSYNIVKDPVHIRDLNATILHQLGIDHEKLAFKFQGLDQRLTGVETAFPVEAIMS; translated from the coding sequence ATGGACCTCTTTGATCTGACCAGGCAGTACATGTCCCGTCGCCATTTCTTCACGCGCTCCGCCGTAACGCTCGGCGTGCCGGCGCTGGCGACGCTCATGGGCGACTCGATCGCCAAGGCGTCCGTCGCCGGGTCGCCGACCGTGTCCGCGGCGGGGGGCCTGCCCGGCCTGCCGCACTTCGCCCCCAAGGCCAAGCGCGCGATCTATCTGTTCATGGCGGGGGCGCCCTGTCAGATGGACCTGCTCGATTACAAGCCGAAGATGGACGAATGGTACAACAAGGACCTGCCCGAATCGGTGCGAAAAGGCCAGCGGCTCACCACGATGACCAGCGGGCAGTCCCGCTTTCCCATCGCGCCCAGCAAGTTCAAATTCGAGCAGTGCGGCAAGAGCGGGGCGTGGGTCAGCGAGCTGCTGCCGTATCACAAGAAGATGGTCGACGACATCGCCATCATTAAAACCGTCCATACCGAAGCGATCAATCACGACCCCGCCATCACCTTCATCTGCACCGGCAATCAGCTTCCGGGCAAGGCGAGTCTGGGCGCGTGGCTCAGCTACGGGCTCGGCTCCGAGAACCACAATCTGCCCTCGTTCGTGGTGCTCACCAGTTCGTGGACCGGGCGAAAGGATGCGCAAGCGCTTTACAATCGGCTGTGGGGCTCCGGGTTTTTGCCGAGCAAGTATCAGGGGGTTGCCCTGCGCTCCGCCGGCGATCCGGTGCTCTTTCTGACGAACCCGCCGGGCGTCAGCGCCGCCATGCGCCGGCGGATGCTCGACGCCGCCGATCAGGTCAACGCCAATCTGCACGCCCAGGTCGGCGACCCCGAAACGCTAGCGCGCATCGCGCAGTACGAGATGGCCTTCCGAATGCAGAGCTCCGTCCCCGAACTGACCGACGTCAGCGGCGAGTCCCCGGCGACGCTCGAGATGTACGGCCCCGAAGTCACGCAGCCCGGCACGTTCGCTTCGCACTGCCTCCTCGCCCGCCGCCTCGCCGAACGCGGCGTGCGGTTCACGCAGATTTTCCACCGCGGTTGGGACCAGCACGGCAACGTCGGCGGCGATCTGCCCAAGCAGTGCCATGACGTCGATCAACCCGCATGGGCCCTCATTCAGGACCTCAAGCAGCGCGGCCTCCTCGACGAAACCCTCGTCATCTGGGGCGGGGAATTCGGACGGACCGTCTACTCCCAGGGCGCCCTGAGCCACGAAAACTACGGCCGCGATCACCACCCCAAGAACTTCTGCGTCTGGATGGCCGGCGGCGGCATCCAGGGCGGCCTCGTCCATGGCGAAACCGACGATTTCTCCTACAACATCGTCAAGGACCCCGTCCACATCCGCGACCTCAACGCCACCATCCTCCACCAGCTCGGCATCGATCACGAAAAACTCGCCTTCAAATTCCAGGGCCTCGACCAACGCCTCACCGGCGTCGAAACCGCCTTCCCCGTCGAAGCCATCATGTCCTGA